The genomic stretch CGTCATAGGGCGGTTCAGCTGACGACTTTTCTGATTGATCCAACGGATGAAGTCACATCTGAACCGATAGGAAACAAACGAAACTTGCCGTGGTTGCTCCGCAGCCACCAAAAAAAGGCCGGACAGACACTTCAGAGCGTTGTAAACTCGCAATGATCACAACCTGAGCAGTATCCAATCTGTTCTTCGTCTGTAAGTACGAAGAAGTCAGCAGAGCAGGAGTAGATGTCTCCTTACatgcttgccgccgccgccggcgtgcttATCGTCTTGCTCTATGTCGTCAAGAACCGTAGGCGCGGCAAGCTCCCGCCGTCGCCCCCGTCGCTGCCGCTGatcggccacctccacctcatCGGCCGCCTCGCACACCGCTCCTTGCACGAGCTGCAACTTCgctacggcggcggcctcctcttCCTGCAGCTCGGGCGCAGGCGGACGCTGGTCGTGTCCActgccgcggcggccgcagACCTGTTCAGGAACCACGACCTCGCCTTCGCCTCCCGCCCGCGCAGCGTGGGAGGGGAGAGGCTCATGTACGGCTGCAAGAACGTGTCCTTCGCGCCGTACGGTGAGAGCTGGCGCAGGGGCAAGAAGATCGCCGTAGTCCACCTCCTCTCCCCGCGCCGTGTGGAGTCGTTCGCGCCCGTGCGCGCCGCCGAGGTGGCCGCGCTCGTCGCGcgggcccgccgcgccgcggaggcgggggaggcCGTGCAGCTGAGGGAGCTCCTGTACGGCTACACCAACGCGGTGGTCACCCGCGCGGCGACCGGTGCCGCCGGGGCGACGGCCGAGAAGCTGAAGCAGCTGATGGGGAACTCAGCGGCGCTGATGGCGGGCTTCCAACCGGAGGACGTGCTGCCGGACGCGCCGGCGAGGTTTGTGAGATGGGCGACGGGCCTCGATAGGAAGATAGACGACATGGCCGAGGCGTGGGACAAGTTCCTGTCGGAGATAGTGGCCGCGCACAAGGAGAAGGGGGCCGGCGTTGcaggggaggaggacgaggacttCTTGGACGTCTTGCTCCGGCTGAGGGAAGAAGGCGCCGACGGACTCGAGCTCACAGACGATCGCATCAAATCCACCGTCGAGGTCATCTTCTCATAAATACTCTTTCGATTTCTCAACAAATGTCTACAAATCTTGTTATTCTGATCGGTGCTAGATTCTTGCGTCTGCAGGACATGATAGCCGCGGCAACTGAAACATCATCACAGACGCTGGAATGGACCATGGCAGAGCTCGTCGCCAACCCCCGGGTGATGGCCAAGCTCCAGGACGAGATCgcacgagccgccgccgccgatgagccTGCCATCGCGGAATCGGACTTGAACAAGATGGGATACCTGAAGGCGGTGTTCAAGGAGGTGCTCCGGCtccacgcgccggcgccgctcctcgTCCCGCAC from Setaria italica strain Yugu1 chromosome II, Setaria_italica_v2.0, whole genome shotgun sequence encodes the following:
- the LOC101762239 gene encoding cytochrome P450 71A1; its protein translation is MSPYMLAAAAGVLIVLLYVVKNRRRGKLPPSPPSLPLIGHLHLIGRLAHRSLHELQLRYGGGLLFLQLGRRRTLVVSTAAAAADLFRNHDLAFASRPRSVGGERLMYGCKNVSFAPYGESWRRGKKIAVVHLLSPRRVESFAPVRAAEVAALVARARRAAEAGEAVQLRELLYGYTNAVVTRAATGAAGATAEKLKQLMGNSAALMAGFQPEDVLPDAPARFVRWATGLDRKIDDMAEAWDKFLSEIVAAHKEKGAGVAGEEDEDFLDVLLRLREEGADGLELTDDRIKSTVEDMIAAATETSSQTLEWTMAELVANPRVMAKLQDEIARAAAADEPAIAESDLNKMGYLKAVFKEVLRLHAPAPLLVPHESTAPAVVQGYEIPAKTSLFVNVWAIGRDPAAWDAPDEFRPERFVGGSAPLDFRGTDYQLIPFGAGRRICPGINFALPVLELALASLLRHFDWELPAGMRPADLDMGEAPGLTTPRRVPLVLVPKCKTLA